Genomic DNA from Dysidea avara chromosome 10, odDysAvar1.4, whole genome shotgun sequence:
ACAGAATGATAAACTTGTTGTCTGAGAGTAGTTACTATATGGGGATATAACTATGTGTGGTTGTTGCTTAGGTGACGCTCAATGCTGGGGAGGTGTTGTTTGTCCCTCGTCACTGGTGGCATCATGTGATCTGTCTGGAGCCATCCATCAGTGTTAATGTGTGGATACCATTGGTAAGCATGAACTAAGTAGCGTTTGAGTTGTAAAATTgctagtgctgagcgatagtaaaaattttactatcatgatagttactcattaaatatcgcgatagtgaatactatcccgatagtttatgaaacactttgctcttaacaaagtcttagttgtacagctatgatttgcagtcatatagaaagttattttgcatacacaggacatttgttaattaactgcgtgGGAAGCCaatgaatatggacttttggtagTAAAGTTTTTACAGGctactcctttgtaagaaagctggtattaccaactgtaaaacagtatagaagagttgttaataccattttaatgcagatctgagcttatcataactatcacgatagtgatttactatcacAATATATcacactatcgatactattgctcagccctaaaaATTGCTGTAATAGCATAATTATACCATACAATAGAAAAATTTGATTGaacaaattttaattatcaaaTGTCAACAAGCAAACGCCTCTAAATTGAGTGTACAGGTGTATAATTTTAATTTTGTCAATAATGTGTCTTAcacctgttatacagtatcCTGATACCAATACCAAATTTGGGTCTTCTAATTACTCAATCAatctctactctaatagaaccttTTTTTGACATTCAGTTAACCAAAATCCCATGCATGCAATGGGTCCCGTaaagtttcactgtatactcACTGGTTTGGGATAGTTTTTAATTAATCGTTCTCATTTTAGCCATCAGATCCAAGGGACAGAGTTAAGGAGGGACTAGTCCGAACCTTGGTCAGGTGATGTGTGGTCAAATGATTACCAATTGtgtgttaccatgacaacagacCAGCTCTGTGATATCGTTACAGTCACCTCATTCTGATTGGCTGAATCCTACAGAGGTTACCACACCcattaattaatatttttaaTCATATTTTAAACAGGAAATCTTTCCATTTGATGAAAATATACACCTGTTGACACTGGCCTTGAAGGAAGAGCTGTCATCAAGATCTAGGTTATCAGGAGATGTAAAAGTCATGAGCAGTGATGTGATCAACTCTTTCTGTCACCCCAAAGTGTTGGACCAAGTATGTCAAATACTGCTGGACAGCAAAGACACCACGGTACAATCACAACATCAATAACTAACTTCTTGGTTTACTTAATTTTCAAATGTTTCCAATACATGTGATATTTtcacaacacactgtaaatcattTCTCTTTTGATAGAACTTTCAGAAATTATACCTTGTGCAACATGGTGTAGCACCAAGTATGGGTGGAGGTGTAAGGTTTTTATGTCACAGACATTGATGGTGACAGTACAAAATATCACTGATCAGATTTACTGAGCAGGTGCAAAGCTTTGGCATGCACACAGGTGGGATAACAAATGTTTAGATCTAATGGAcacttgtagtgttattagcTATCAATCTTGCCTAACAATTTTTCATAAAGCATctgcaatgtgtgtgtgtgtgttcaacACACACCTTGGGACCTACCAGCAGTATCCTATCAAGGTGACCTGTACTACAATAGGACTATGTGTCTGGACGGTGTCATGTCCATACTAGTGTACGGAACCTGGGCCAAAACTTCTAAGCAAGTGGCTAGAGATGATGCAATCAGAGACTATTCATAGGCCAGCATAGGCAGTTGACTTTTTCAAAATAACCTGATCAGGTTTCAGTGTACCTACCATAACCTGCACACACTTTATTTAAAGTTGGAGAGGAATTCATTTATAAATTACACCTATACAATGTGTTGACAGCAATGGTGACCATTGTTAGGGGAAGTCTTCCTCATCCTCGTCCGCCATTTCTTTGGCTAGCTCAATATCTTGCTGTTCTCTTTCTCGCCTCTCTTCTGCAGACACCATATCTTTGTTGTATGACTTGGGAGGGTACCTCATAGCCTAACAGGAACATGAATGATATTGTGTCAGTGTTAGGCTATTCTAATTAAGTATCACTACCTTTACTGATTGATTGTGAATGTCCAAACAGAAGGTGATTCGATGGTGGAAGGCTTCTTGTGGTTCTTTGGTGGAATAAATATCGATATTCTCCTAACAAATTGAGAGTGAAAAATGTTAGAATAGCTTCACCACTCCCTATTCTAGTTAGTGCGCAGGTGTTGTGTTTTCTATTGGAACTTAGGGGCGTGTCTAGGATTgtttaaagggggtttccactgGAAAGTAGATGCAGGATCTGGGGCATACTGATTACGTGTATAATATACAGAGTATCCATTAACATTATGATACTTTACCCAGTATATCAAGAGCTGTGGTAATCAGTGACAGTGATGAGTACTCATGCAGTTCAGTCAAGAAATTGCAGTTATGTGCAAAGGACCATGcacatttcatttgcaaaaatAATCCTAGCAGGCTAATGGGATATTgctgcagatgcaagttttcataaGCAATTGTAGATGATTTTAAGTGTTatgcggtgactgctctattagagtaattcactgactgttctattagagtatttcgatcttgcaTAACTATTTTTTGGGTAGGGGCTGTGCCCTCTCCTCTGCATGGATATCCCACTATAATAGTGTACATTGATGTAGCTATACTCATGTAATTGTTtgtttgcaaacaaatcaatagCAACACTATGGCCTGGGCTTGCTTGCTACTGGCAATTTTAGTAGGGGTTTCCtaaaacccctggaaacccccggAAACCCCCTTGGCACGTCCCTGGAACTGAAACTACACGTTCACTAGACTGGATTTAGCCATGGGGCaccttgacatggtcactatattgaGGTGGTGGCCATTCAGTATATTTCAGCTACACTTGGGACCTACAgtgtacttgacatggtcactataacgaGGGGTCTTATTAATGAGTCTTATTAATGAGTCTTATTAATGAGTCATGAAGCACACCTTAGCTAACCTACTTTGACATGTTCACCATTAGTACTATGTAAACTTTCACCATAATTGTCTTAACCTTACCTTGGACTGCATGTATCCTTCTTCATGATCCAGGGAAGCCTCAATCACGCCATCCCTGATGGCCTTAGCGATGATGTATTCAGCATCCTGGGGGCTATCCAGCTGCAATTTGGCAGCTATATCAGCCAATGAAATACGAGAATAGGACAGGCTGATCATTCGAATTCCAGTCTTAATAACATTATGGCGTAACCTAACACATTAAAATTACAACCAAAAACAGAAAATATCCCTGGTTACCTAATTATTAGAGTGAATGTTTTTTCTGCAATAAATTTTTGCCTGTATAGCGTGAGAACTTCATTGAAGTGAACTAGATCACCTGACCTGACAGCTATGGTATAACAACAGGATTAACAGGTTCAACAGGATTATGGCTAGTACCTTGTGTTAACCTGAAGTATGGTAATAGTGGTTTCTTTAGAGTGGGATCCCGGAACATTGCCTTGTCCGGTATTTCTCCTAGTAGAAGTTGAACTACTACTGCAAATTTGTGAGCCTGTTAAGTTATAAAAATGATCAATATCCCTGTACActaaagacacacacacacacacgcacgcacatactTACAGTCTGCTTAAAGCCAATTGCTCCAGATTGTGGAGCCTTCCTAATGGCTTGTATGAGATGCCTGTGTGACTCAGAATAATCTAACTGAATAGCTCTAATCCTTCCTGTTGTTCAAAGAGCACACTCATTCTCATTACATATGTACTAATGTTGTAAATTGTTATATGCTTTGCTTGCATATGCACTGGCTGCATGGGTGGAGTTAGTTAAGAGTTATAAAGTGTTTGAGAGCACATTGCGGCCTAtacatacacaagtacacaaaaaaaggaattttcaactagagtagggaccatagcacatcaataaaaatactgaaacaagctggagtagtgcatgataatTAAATCACATAAGAAGTTTTatctatatccctactgtgctcaagatgccacaatggaaatacacagtagggatgtaacacttcttaaaccccagtgcgtgggagtatcaaagcgccgcgctgggttataactaccatacagctagacagagcggcgctgccactgtacgatatattagttatcacccagtgataactaacttatcaccctgttgcggagccactcagtctctttcgtgacatcataataaccgcgagtggcattgtttaccaatggaacaaagagccaaataaggaaatattgatacaaaacacaccaatacagcacttaaaactacctaaatcttacaagaaaactgttaatcttttacacaataacactacaagttaccaataccgtgatagtttaacaaatgtcaagaatagtccgtgacgattttcgctccagcaatcactcccaacggtcactatggtgaagaactaacttcctctagcttcatcgttctatcttggactatggtagccacttgttggtctttatttttctcttgcacaccatgcgacaccaccataccaatttctgacgaaggcgaatcatacctggaaccgctgcttcataacaccgcccttcgctacagtttgtaggcagtatgtaaggtctctcttgtagctacgaaatagaatctccacacaattcggacgaaattttgagcacagtgacaggaactcaaaccggaacttaatttactatccgtaaacttctgcgcactcccgcgcactgggatataaaacagttatatcccgtatactcggatgatatcattgttattacactcgtcctcggctccgcctcggactcgtgtaataacaatgatatcaccctcgtaccgggatataactataacttatagttttactgtgatttaatatcgtgcactactccagcttgtttcagcactttttattgatgtgccatggtccctactctagttgaaaattccaaaatttgtGTACTTAGTtgctaactttttttttgtaaaattaaaattattatgactggtgaacccacgcataccacatcaaaagaaagaaatggcactgcacacccccagctatcaattattgtctgaaaagtggagcatctattacgcttcgttgtcagctttgttcaacccgttacacagcattacaaatcaaaaactgttcgaaaagcacctctgtaatcaaagtagccactatgaaaaatacggacacaTTCCCGTTACGAAGTGAAGCcaaactgactgatgtcttcagacaagcgtgctaccgcttgattttttcaatgtTCGACATTGTTTCAAccagacacgtgccttttggcataccgcagtacatacaatgcattcttcatgggctaccagtgtcctcctttgtgtcccattcatcttggctgacagcgaaaggtgtcgatttggtggtagtgcgtgaactcagtcagtcagtcactagaaactTCCGTTAataaattcaaaaaaaaatttcatagcaacttgttgaaagcgttttgggtcgatctgaagcttagttttacctaaccaatactgcttcatcgtcaaaaatgaggctggttttgggtgatgttttttcattggccatgcccaaacctttgtggtccctactactgtatgatacatacaaCCAAACCCCAACAGTAActatgttatagttaaaacaCCGCCATGTGTGtgaatggaaaatacagcacgagggtGTGTGTTGAgtggctaatacagcacgaggcgaggCCGAGTGCtgcatttgccccccccccccccccccccaagtgctgtatttttcatacacacaagcataggcggtgctataactattatattgtacttcctggtcatctggcttggagcgattttctctagtactcaaaccgctacgattttcggtgatcaggatatcagtaagtgtttgactaatctatttctagttgtaaaacgaactaataggattagtttggctggttttagtgatttacaatatcacgcatgtgatcaatcatgctgtcttagtggagtcgtgtttaaaaaggttcgtgatcagacgatcagtaagtgtttatacaatctattcctagccatagaacaaactcgtaggattagtttggctggttttaacgATTTATAGTGTTGTTTACGTAAatttccttaaataaattctccgcatagctgtactgtatttgcccaattagctgcataactgtactgtatgactcatacagtacagttatgcagttgattagtactgtatggacaatacgcggcatcgctttgatcctcccacgtaAAGTACAATATAGAATAAAACAAGTGCATGTGCTATCTCTAAAGTCCTATCTCTACTACTCAATTAAAAACTCATCTAGAATACAAGCACTGTGGTTGTACTACAAGCACTGTGGTTGTAATTCAAGTCCTCACCACTTTAGTGTAGTAGAGTAACTTAAAGTAAGCACCTGTGATTTTTTTTAAGAGACCACAGGAACCACATCACAGTgacaaatataataatacattGCGATTTTAGTTATATGACTAACCGAGGTAGAACAAGTGTCTGGCCCACTCATTGTTGTTAGCGTTCTGTGGAAAGGTTGACTTGGATACCAACTTGTCAGCCTGATCGTAAAGGTTGTGTTCGAGGTAATTCCATAGCAACAGGTTAATTAACACTGCCTGACCCTCCTCATCATGACGCAGTGTAGCTGTACGCAACCGAAGGTGGAAGAAACTAAAAAAAAGCATTTAAGTTAAAATACACACTGCAACGGTACATTTGTGTAGGCAGACCAAAGAAAGCCACCAATGTAAATAATCTATAAGCAAGACATGTATACTGTTTCACAGCGGTATGTTTataaaatggcaaaaatttagtACAGTACACCCTGAGTTACCTGGCCCTCGTTTTCTGAAATTGTTCTAGATCTGTTTGAGTAAATGACTgtttttattagagtactttaaAACAGAGCTTGActtgtataaatgtatgggcttcataTATTCATACAATTAGGCCACTGGGGTTCAGGTAACCGAGGGTCCACTGTATTCAAAATTTATGGAGTAATAAAGCAAACTGTTGTACACATACATGGGATGGATGACCCCATCTTAATTACTAGAAGATAGCCAAACCCTTTTATtgttatatactctaatagagcaaccagcatgctctaataaaacagcgaAGTGCATGCAAGATTGTGAGTTGTCCTCCTGCTTTATTAGAAGCAAATTTACCAGCTTACTAAATGCTAAACATCTTTGTGACCAACTTTTTACAAATATCCTCAAAGTGTACCATATTACTACATGCAATACAATTAAACAACAAAACAATGGTTCATCCTTAATGATAACACGGGCACAGCTTTGTGCACTAAATTCTTCCATGCACTCTTAAATAACAATTTTAAGTATATCAGCCCCTTGACTAACAGAACAGACAGACGGACACATCCTCACCTACGTACAGTACTGAACTGCCCATTCAACTGGTACACTCTGGCATGATAGTAGTAACAGCGGGCAGCTAGCTGGTCGAGGGTACGTCTGTTCTCTTTAATTAGCTTCTCCATTATCAGATTGGAACATTTCATCGCCTGAAACATGATTTAAGAAGTATGACTTGTGAGGATACACTGAATGTTAACCATATTAAAGAGTTGCGTGCCTTTATAATAAACAGTGTGGTTGCTTCACTACCCAAACACACTGCTTCAGAGatctgtatagtagggaccacaaaggtgtaggcatggcccacaaaaaaatcacccaaaaactagcctcaTTTTACTCtgatgacagtattggtcaggtaaaactaagccaaaacaagctttcagatcgacccgaaatgctttcaacaagttgctacggaactttaaaaaaaaattaaacggaattctctactgactgactgatgccttcagacaagcgtaacttgataatggctaaggctatgggctagattttttttcactgttcgacgtcgcttcagcccgagtggtgccttttggcataccgcagtacgcaCAATgaattcttcatggatttaccagggttctcctttgtgtcccattcatctttgctgacagcaaaaggtgtcgataCAGCAGTAGCGCGTAATGCATGGCTTCCATTCATAGTGGAAATCacccgtatttttcatagtggctactttgattgcagaggtgcttttcgaacagttgttgattcgtaatgctgtgtaacgggttgaacatagctgacaatgaaacttcacttttcagacgataattagtAGCTGAGACACACAGCGccctttctttcttttgatgtggtatgtgtgggtcaccagtcataataatttttacaaaaaaaagttaacaaacaagtacacaaaaaatctggaattttcaactagagtaggaaccattgaaaattccaaatttgttGTGTACTTGCAAATTCAAACTTCACTTACATGATTTGAACAATGCACCCTTTGAACCATTGAACGAATGCAGTACATTCATTTATGTACTAGTTTATTTATGCTTGCGTATGCACAACCTGGCTCATGTTAGTGATTGAAATTACAGCAGAAGACTGCAAGAATCATGATGACATGAACCATTTTCGCCGTGGacagttacacttgagacactagaaagtaattgaAGATGGTTGTAGGCGAAGCCATTAgttgtctgacaagttaattagctccGCCACAAGTGACcattagtgatgtgcgatatgtgatatatatcgaaaTATTGTGATAAATTTTTTTctatcgtgatatgatatagaatctttatatcgtgatataagccgaagtatagattttagttataattagagaaaaatgtacccaaaATGTCATTTTACACGGTAATATTTTTGATATAAGagcttgtaatgttgtatgctagtgatgtaccatgttgtattgtacttctagtacattagtgctacaagtgtcatcagtgtaagtacactagctgagtgatgagtttgtatatcgtgatatatatcgtatcgtgataattgtgtgcaataatcgtgataggaaaatatcctatatcgtACACCACTAGTGACCATACCCACAGATAACGCAGCTGGAGATGTTGCTGGACAAGCTGTAGGTGAAGAATATTGTTGTGTACTACTGCTACAGTTGTAAGGAGCAGTTACATCTAgttttgtgttttctccagctgctaaTCTTGTCATACTGGCGAATTGTAGTGCCAACACTGAGACATTACATTTGCCAAAGGGATCCAAAACGACGACTGTTGTTAAGCTACAATGCACTCAAACTATGCCACCAACTGCATAATTTATACGTAGCTAACTGTAACTATAGCTACGTACAATATTCATTAAAGCTTCGAAAACCTTCGAAGCTTAAAATcaacattcgtttatgcactaaaataaacagacacacacataaacaAAGCCTCTTACCCAACATGTTAACACAGTAACAATTGGAACATACATGTAATTGTATTAAGAAAGTGatacatatatgtgtgtatgtacacacactacactacatacagacACATACCTGCTCTTTCTTCCCATGATCCAGTAGTAATAGTAATACTAACAGATAAAGATATACTTCTAGCTCAGGGATAGTCTGGCTCTTAGGTTTACTGCTTCGTGGTCTAACCTCACCATCTTGCTCCATATCCATTGGCTGCCATAATACAATGACATCAACACAACACTACACGTGCACTATACAGTGGAGCTTGTCCTAAACTGGTCACCTATATAACTAAATAATCTAATATTTCTTCATGCTGGTGGGTTTTGGCCTTTGAAGGTAGGTGGTCTTTTGTACAGGTGACTAccaagacaggttccactgctgCAGTACCAAGTTACCTCTTCAAGAAATTGTAATATATCATCCTTAGCTGTTGACACTATTTgaacaacaaaatttaataagtACGTTACGAATATGGATATAAATATACATGGAGGGACCACTGATTA
This window encodes:
- the LOC136269088 gene encoding 26S proteasome non-ATPase regulatory subunit 3-like, with translation MSGAEKDTKDVEMEEAKDSESKESPPEKDKDLLTFEDAREALKLVEKGVTHKEAWYISRGVRSIQTIRKRQNDAVLRRLIIAYFPAVSTAKDDILQFLEEPMDMEQDGEVRPRSSKPKSQTIPELEVYLYLLVLLLLLDHGKKEQAMKCSNLIMEKLIKENRRTLDQLAARCYYYHARVYQLNGQFSTVRSFFHLRLRTATLRHDEEGQAVLINLLLWNYLEHNLYDQADKLVSKSTFPQNANNNEWARHLFYLGRIRAIQLDYSESHRHLIQAIRKAPQSGAIGFKQTAHKFAVVVQLLLGEIPDKAMFRDPTLKKPLLPYFRLTQAVRSGDLVHFNEVLTLYRQKFIAEKTFTLIIRLRHNVIKTGIRMISLSYSRISLADIAAKLQLDSPQDAEYIIAKAIRDGVIEASLDHEEGYMQSKENIDIYSTKEPQEAFHHRITFCLDIHNQSVKAMRYPPKSYNKDMVSAEERREREQQDIELAKEMADEDEEDFP